Proteins found in one Campylobacter concisus genomic segment:
- a CDS encoding FlhB-like flagellar biosynthesis protein encodes MQVNKKKAVALGYNRSKDNAPRVLASGAGEIANRIIDLAKEHDIPIKEDPDLIEILSKVEVDQEIPPNLYKAVAEIFSFLYKITKK; translated from the coding sequence ATGCAAGTAAATAAGAAAAAAGCAGTAGCTCTTGGCTACAACAGATCTAAAGATAATGCTCCAAGAGTGCTGGCTAGTGGCGCTGGCGAGATAGCAAATAGAATAATTGATCTTGCAAAAGAGCATGATATACCGATCAAAGAGGATCCTGATCTTATTGAAATTTTAAGCAAGGTTGAAGTTGATCAAGAAATTCCACCAAATTTATATAAAGCTGTTGCTGAAATTTTTAGCTTTTTGTATAAGATCACAAAGAAATGA
- the folD gene encoding bifunctional methylenetetrahydrofolate dehydrogenase/methenyltetrahydrofolate cyclohydrolase FolD — protein MKILDGKAVSLKVKESVKVRAEELKKFGVEPTLAVILVGEDKASQTYVRAKEKACNEYGIKSVAHRLSENTTQAELLALINVLNLDDSIHGILVQLPLPKHIDTNTVLATINPAKDVDGFHAVNVGKLVSGLDGFVPCTPLGVMEILKEYGIEVAGLNAVVIGRSNIVGKPMANLLLNASATVTITHSKTKNLKEICKNADLIVAAIGKPFFLKADMVKDDAVVVDVGINRLDDGRLVGDVDFDEVAPKCSYITPVPGGVGPMTIAMLLNNTILAAQAKIASHKRA, from the coding sequence ATGAAAATTTTAGACGGCAAAGCCGTATCTTTAAAGGTCAAAGAAAGCGTAAAAGTAAGAGCTGAAGAACTAAAAAAATTTGGCGTAGAACCAACCCTAGCTGTTATCTTAGTAGGCGAAGACAAAGCATCTCAAACATACGTTAGAGCCAAAGAAAAAGCCTGCAACGAATACGGCATAAAAAGTGTAGCTCACCGTCTAAGCGAAAATACAACCCAAGCAGAGCTTCTAGCACTTATAAATGTGCTAAATTTAGACGATAGTATCCACGGCATCTTGGTACAGTTGCCACTTCCAAAACATATAGATACAAATACCGTTTTAGCAACGATCAATCCAGCAAAAGACGTAGATGGCTTTCACGCTGTAAATGTCGGCAAACTTGTTAGTGGGCTAGATGGTTTTGTGCCTTGCACACCGCTTGGCGTGATGGAAATTTTAAAAGAGTATGGCATAGAAGTAGCTGGGCTAAATGCAGTAGTGATCGGTAGAAGCAACATTGTTGGCAAGCCTATGGCAAATTTACTTCTAAACGCTTCAGCAACAGTTACGATCACTCACAGCAAGACTAAAAATTTAAAAGAAATTTGCAAAAATGCTGACCTTATCGTCGCAGCCATTGGTAAGCCATTTTTCTTAAAGGCTGACATGGTAAAAGATGACGCAGTAGTCGTTGATGTGGGCATAAACAGACTTGATGATGGCAGACTTGTAGGCGATGTAGATTTTGACGAGGTTGCCCCAAAATGCTCATACATCACGCCAGTTCCAGGGGGCGTAGGTCCGATGACGATTGCGATGCTTTTAAATAACACAATCCTTGCAGCCCAAGCTAAGATAGCTAGCCACAAAAGAGCCTAA
- the hemL gene encoding glutamate-1-semialdehyde 2,1-aminomutase, translating into MTNKEAFSEAKKYIPGGVNSPVRAFGSVGGEPVMIDHAKGAYLYDVEGKKYLDFIQSWGPLIFGHCDKDIEEAIISAVKQGVSYGAPSPKETALAKLIYDEFKQIDKIRFVSSGTEATMSAIRVARGYSKKDGLIKFEGCYHGHSDALLIKAGSGATTYGNASSSGVPQDVVKNTYLAVYNDIESVKAIFENNKDKIGVVIIEPIAGNMGLVPANKKFLEELRALCDKFGAVLILDEVMSGFRASRLGSYPFHEVDADLITFGKVIGGGMNVAAFGGKTEIMDCLSPDGAVYQAGTLSGNPVAMSAGIAAISKINSDPNLYARLEKLALKLMAGFKEAAKSAGITIQTDVRGSMFGYFFTDHAVKNYDDALKSDTKLFAKFHQAMLKRGIYLAPSQFETGFVCDAMSEADIDLAVSAAKEAFLEIKA; encoded by the coding sequence ATGACAAATAAAGAGGCATTTAGCGAAGCCAAAAAATATATCCCAGGTGGTGTAAATTCACCTGTTCGTGCATTTGGCAGCGTTGGAGGCGAGCCTGTGATGATAGATCACGCAAAGGGAGCTTATCTATACGACGTCGAGGGTAAAAAATATCTTGACTTTATCCAAAGCTGGGGACCGCTCATATTTGGCCACTGCGACAAAGATATAGAAGAGGCGATCATCTCTGCTGTAAAACAAGGCGTATCTTACGGCGCCCCCTCTCCAAAAGAGACCGCTCTAGCAAAGCTAATATATGACGAGTTTAAGCAAATAGATAAAATTCGCTTCGTTAGCTCTGGCACAGAGGCCACTATGAGCGCGATAAGAGTGGCTAGAGGATATTCTAAAAAAGACGGACTAATAAAATTTGAAGGCTGCTATCACGGACACAGCGATGCACTTCTTATCAAAGCAGGAAGTGGCGCAACGACATACGGCAACGCTTCAAGCAGCGGCGTGCCACAAGATGTTGTGAAAAACACCTATTTAGCAGTTTATAACGATATAGAAAGCGTAAAAGCCATCTTTGAAAACAATAAAGACAAAATAGGCGTCGTCATAATTGAGCCTATCGCAGGAAATATGGGGCTTGTGCCAGCTAATAAGAAATTTTTAGAAGAGCTTAGAGCGCTTTGCGATAAATTTGGCGCTGTGCTCATTCTTGATGAGGTTATGAGCGGCTTTAGAGCTTCTCGCCTTGGCTCATATCCATTTCACGAAGTGGACGCTGATCTCATCACATTTGGCAAGGTTATAGGCGGAGGTATGAACGTCGCTGCATTTGGAGGTAAGACTGAGATAATGGACTGCTTAAGTCCAGATGGCGCTGTCTATCAAGCAGGCACGCTAAGTGGCAACCCAGTAGCGATGAGTGCTGGCATAGCGGCGATTTCAAAGATAAATAGTGATCCAAATTTATACGCTAGACTCGAAAAGCTTGCCCTAAAACTAATGGCTGGCTTTAAAGAGGCTGCAAAGAGTGCTGGTATCACCATCCAAACTGATGTTCGTGGCTCGATGTTTGGCTACTTTTTTACAGATCATGCCGTGAAAAACTACGACGATGCGTTAAAGAGCGATACAAAACTCTTTGCTAAATTTCACCAAGCGATGCTTAAGCGTGGAATTTATCTAGCGCCAAGTCAGTTTGAAACTGGATTTGTCTGCGATGCGATGAGTGAAGCTGATATCGATCTAGCGGTAAGTGCAGCTAAAGAGGCGTTTTTGGAGATAAAAGCCTAA
- a CDS encoding CheR family methyltransferase: MLLTNDAKDTKTMQTNTSQDMDSFNEFMNVIKTLCGVDLEPKRDITLQRITIFIRDRQIKSFKDLVSMIKYNSSLRQDILNLVTVNETYFYRELPQLKDVIYYAKELGGARILCAPCSTGDESYSLAMLAYEMGFKQHEISIVGIDINSEAIASCQNGIFSERSLHRLSDFQKERFFTKVDDKFKIKKEILPRCEFKILNVFDDAIFNLGKFDIVLSRNMMIYFDDDFRLKCVERLHKLLKPEGRLYAGHADLVPYTPAYEKRFSNGTTYYLKK; this comes from the coding sequence ATGCTATTAACTAATGACGCAAAAGATACAAAAACAATGCAAACAAATACTTCACAAGATATGGATAGTTTTAATGAATTTATGAACGTTATCAAAACCCTTTGCGGAGTTGATCTGGAGCCAAAAAGAGATATTACATTGCAGCGAATTACCATTTTTATTAGAGATCGTCAGATAAAAAGCTTTAAAGATCTTGTTTCGATGATAAAATATAACTCAAGCTTGCGACAAGACATTTTAAATCTAGTAACTGTAAATGAGACTTATTTTTATAGAGAGTTGCCTCAACTTAAAGACGTGATATATTACGCAAAGGAGCTTGGAGGAGCTAGAATTTTGTGTGCTCCTTGCTCCACTGGAGATGAGTCATATTCGCTTGCAATGCTTGCTTATGAGATGGGATTTAAACAGCATGAAATTTCAATCGTAGGTATAGACATAAACTCAGAAGCCATAGCAAGCTGTCAAAATGGTATTTTTAGTGAGAGGAGCTTGCATAGATTAAGCGATTTTCAAAAAGAGAGATTTTTTACAAAAGTCGATGATAAATTTAAGATAAAAAAAGAAATTTTACCAAGGTGTGAGTTTAAAATTTTAAATGTTTTTGATGACGCTATTTTTAATCTAGGAAAATTTGATATCGTGCTTTCAAGAAATATGATGATCTATTTTGATGATGATTTTAGATTAAAATGTGTTGAGAGGCTTCATAAATTGCTTAAGCCAGAAGGTAGGCTTTATGCTGGGCACGCTGATCTTGTGCCTTACACTCCAGCTTATGAAAAACGCTTTTCAAATGGAACTACTTACTATCTAAAAAAATAA
- a CDS encoding CheB methylesterase domain-containing protein: MAQKLILIGASTGGPGHLKKLLKNVKLNGAIIVIAQHMNKMFINSFAMQIGKECGLDVEILNERKILKENTVYVCEQNVVVSPNLPISAKPNTEEKTIYTPNVDVLFKSGVGICKSASVLAILLTGIGDDGASGLDKLYKAGAKCIAENEESAIVYGMPKRAKELNQSLKSLNLTMIKKELEDFLNAIN; this comes from the coding sequence GTGGCACAAAAATTAATATTAATAGGGGCATCTACTGGCGGGCCTGGGCATTTAAAAAAGTTACTAAAAAACGTAAAACTAAATGGAGCTATCATCGTGATAGCCCAGCACATGAATAAAATGTTTATAAACTCTTTTGCTATGCAAATTGGAAAAGAGTGTGGCTTGGATGTTGAAATTTTAAATGAGAGGAAAATTTTAAAAGAAAATACCGTATATGTCTGTGAACAAAATGTAGTGGTGTCACCAAATTTACCGATCAGTGCAAAGCCAAATACAGAAGAAAAGACTATATATACGCCAAATGTTGATGTGCTGTTTAAATCTGGAGTTGGAATTTGTAAAAGCGCAAGTGTCCTAGCTATCTTGCTAACTGGCATCGGAGATGATGGTGCATCTGGGCTTGATAAACTTTATAAGGCTGGAGCAAAATGTATAGCTGAAAATGAAGAGAGCGCGATAGTTTATGGTATGCCAAAACGTGCAAAAGAGCTAAATCAAAGCTTAAAATCATTAAATCTAACTATGATAAAAAAAGAGCTGGAGGATTTTTTAAATGCTATTAACTAA
- a CDS encoding MFS transporter, translating into MASSFRIIRSMGPLFLGMSLLFIGNGLVIASCSALLKQNGVGELEIGLINTGFFVGALISTITAHRVISTTGHIRAFAIFSAIFAVSAMLHAVNQNLAFWAILRAFLGYCYYALLMVIESWLNAKIPNKIRSRVIAFYEGVFYTSFGLGILILALNLNTFEIFIISAAFIMLSSIPLNLIRINQPQIPERQPINIPKIFGIVPLALVGALIAGLAINGFFSMASLFVLLQGYGTKEASFFMTVAMIGGFLAQVFIGSFSDRYGRRPAILLCSSVALISAVLFLLNGKNLTVEYLLSFFFGAGIFCTYGLSLARANDEITDKTKSVQVARALLFSYSLASLFSPLLMSYAMKIFGAFGFIYVYLVLFAGLILFALTQKTIPQHMRKEYNDRLVARTAGIATIEQNGNFADRKNKK; encoded by the coding sequence ATGGCAAGTAGCTTTAGGATCATCCGCTCGATGGGACCGCTATTTTTGGGCATGAGTTTGCTTTTTATCGGAAATGGCCTAGTCATCGCATCTTGTAGCGCACTTCTTAAGCAAAATGGAGTGGGTGAGCTAGAGATTGGATTAATCAATACAGGCTTTTTTGTAGGCGCGTTAATTAGCACCATTACAGCTCACAGAGTCATCTCAACTACTGGCCACATAAGAGCCTTTGCCATCTTTTCAGCCATTTTTGCAGTCTCAGCTATGCTTCATGCGGTAAATCAAAATTTAGCATTCTGGGCGATCTTGCGTGCATTTTTGGGATATTGCTACTACGCGCTTTTGATGGTTATAGAAAGCTGGCTAAATGCAAAAATTCCAAATAAAATAAGATCTCGCGTGATAGCCTTTTATGAAGGCGTTTTTTACACGAGTTTTGGACTTGGCATTTTGATCTTGGCGCTTAATCTTAATACCTTTGAAATTTTCATAATAAGTGCAGCTTTTATCATGCTTTCAAGCATTCCATTAAATTTGATCCGTATAAATCAGCCTCAAATCCCAGAGCGTCAGCCCATAAATATCCCAAAAATTTTTGGTATCGTCCCGCTCGCTCTTGTTGGAGCGCTAATTGCGGGCTTAGCAATAAATGGCTTTTTTTCGATGGCAAGCCTTTTTGTTTTACTTCAAGGATACGGCACAAAAGAGGCATCGTTTTTTATGACAGTTGCGATGATCGGAGGCTTTTTAGCTCAAGTTTTTATCGGTAGTTTTTCTGATAGATATGGTAGAAGGCCAGCTATTTTGCTTTGTAGTAGTGTAGCTTTAATAAGTGCGGTTTTGTTTTTACTAAATGGCAAAAATTTAACGGTTGAATATCTGCTTTCATTCTTTTTTGGAGCTGGAATTTTTTGCACATATGGACTTTCTTTAGCTAGAGCAAATGACGAGATCACAGACAAGACAAAGAGCGTGCAAGTCGCACGTGCTTTGTTATTTAGCTACTCTTTGGCTTCGCTTTTTTCGCCGCTTCTTATGAGCTATGCGATGAAAATTTTTGGAGCATTTGGCTTTATCTATGTCTATTTGGTTCTTTTTGCTGGGCTTATTTTATTTGCACTAACGCAAAAGACAATACCACAGCACATGAGAAAAGAGTACAACGACAGGCTCGTTGCAAGAACGGCTGGCATCGCTACTATTGAGCAAAATGGAAATTTTGCCGATAGAAAAAATAAAAAGTAA
- a CDS encoding c-type cytochrome — protein MRSVFLFLLFCVAIFGADFITKTEYAKMLYLNPRGIGCDKCHGTKGEGSLISKYKHFDKKANKTVDDELRAPKINDIDFESFKSALTKPKGVMPSYFLTDEETTILYEYITNKINTPSKAAKAQNLGKPVSTDTTQKQPEQSAKAAPATKPAEPAKTAPVKPAESAKTATTQAPKSPVKPAANLKDNQKTNLKTQNQKDKK, from the coding sequence ATGCGGTCTGTTTTTTTGTTTTTGCTTTTTTGTGTGGCGATTTTTGGGGCTGATTTTATCACAAAGACCGAATACGCCAAGATGCTCTACCTAAATCCACGTGGCATAGGATGCGACAAGTGTCACGGCACAAAGGGCGAGGGCAGTCTCATATCTAAATATAAACACTTTGATAAAAAGGCAAACAAAACGGTCGATGATGAGCTTAGAGCACCAAAGATAAATGATATAGATTTTGAAAGCTTTAAATCCGCTTTAACTAAGCCAAAAGGCGTCATGCCAAGCTACTTTTTGACAGACGAGGAGACTACGATTCTTTATGAATACATTACAAATAAGATAAATACTCCTTCAAAAGCAGCAAAAGCGCAAAATTTGGGCAAGCCAGTTTCCACTGATACGACGCAAAAACAGCCAGAGCAATCTGCCAAAGCCGCCCCTGCTACAAAACCAGCAGAACCAGCTAAAACTGCCCCTGTAAAACCAGCTGAGTCAGCAAAAACTGCTACTACACAAGCACCAAAGTCGCCAGTAAAACCAGCTGCAAACCTAAAAGATAATCAAAAGACAAATTTAAAAACACAAAATCAAAAGGATAAAAAATGA
- a CDS encoding flagellar hook-length control protein FliK: protein MNISNTSVQTGQNTAQNVPVRKNEGSLFKNQPSVQTPSEQSVSETLDNVGKLVARVLDDLKSASSLSKAEQILSQAKDTKIAPNLAGELSDLAKSLEAEAAQNENSEIKSLALKLKEFLKPIADLKAGSLNDQIKNSGVMLEANLKDALSPEKLPSSVQKLLSDIKNLSSGNLLNQILTLSDEKLDNQNSFSKLASILEKASSDAKNILDNSSIKTLLKDVDKLDSVVKFLDKNFSKDQNGELVKNQIGKMQNFISNLSEKVASLANEKLNQNFGFSQNHKELKTILDSIKNDLKTLNNIGDEAGLVKAFNEMSDVSKDGSLQDKLQSAARRLAHSLSLADAKASLAKNELSESKALLKQLNLATNDINNITTKNSSEISKVLSQDIKSTLLNISEKSQNPQSVNAANKMISQIEMHQMISSLQGGIQTYMPYIWDGVEGGNIAFKQGKKDKFYAQIDLNFKKFGQINVMVGLIDKRYIDLSVATQTNEFKELILSNSSELKQAISKLGLIVSNFNIKTLSKVKLNDRFKKFGGLDVGFDKKI from the coding sequence TTGAATATATCAAATACTTCGGTTCAAACTGGACAAAATACTGCTCAAAATGTGCCAGTTCGTAAAAATGAAGGCTCGCTTTTTAAAAATCAGCCAAGCGTACAAACGCCTAGTGAGCAAAGCGTTTCAGAGACACTTGATAATGTTGGAAAACTCGTTGCAAGAGTGCTTGATGATCTAAAAAGCGCTTCAAGTCTTAGCAAGGCTGAACAAATTTTATCTCAGGCAAAAGATACGAAAATCGCTCCAAATTTAGCGGGCGAGCTATCAGACCTTGCAAAAAGTTTAGAAGCAGAAGCAGCGCAAAATGAAAATAGTGAGATAAAGAGCCTTGCACTAAAGCTAAAAGAATTTCTAAAACCAATAGCCGATCTAAAAGCCGGCTCACTAAATGATCAGATCAAAAACTCAGGCGTAATGCTTGAAGCAAATTTAAAAGACGCACTTAGCCCAGAGAAGCTTCCAAGCTCGGTTCAGAAGCTACTAAGCGATATAAAAAATCTCTCAAGCGGGAATTTACTAAATCAAATTTTAACCCTAAGTGATGAAAAATTAGACAATCAAAATTCTTTTTCAAAACTTGCTTCTATACTTGAAAAAGCGAGTAGTGACGCAAAAAATATCCTTGATAACTCAAGCATAAAAACTCTCTTAAAAGATGTTGATAAGCTTGATAGTGTGGTTAAATTTTTAGATAAAAATTTTTCAAAAGATCAAAATGGCGAGCTAGTAAAAAATCAAATAGGCAAAATGCAAAATTTCATCTCAAATTTAAGCGAGAAAGTCGCAAGCCTGGCAAATGAAAAGCTAAATCAAAATTTTGGTTTTAGTCAAAATCACAAAGAGCTAAAAACTATCCTTGATAGCATAAAAAACGATCTAAAAACGCTAAATAACATAGGCGATGAAGCAGGGCTTGTAAAAGCGTTTAATGAGATGAGCGATGTTTCAAAGGATGGCAGCTTACAAGATAAGCTCCAAAGCGCGGCGAGGCGTCTTGCTCATAGCCTAAGTCTTGCTGATGCTAAGGCAAGTTTGGCTAAAAATGAGCTAAGTGAGAGCAAGGCGCTTTTAAAGCAGTTAAATCTCGCCACAAACGATATAAATAACATTACGACTAAAAATAGCAGCGAAATTTCAAAGGTGCTAAGCCAAGATATAAAAAGTACGCTTTTAAATATTAGTGAAAAGAGTCAAAATCCGCAAAGCGTAAATGCTGCAAATAAGATGATTTCGCAGATCGAGATGCATCAAATGATATCAAGCCTTCAAGGCGGGATTCAAACTTATATGCCTTATATTTGGGATGGCGTTGAGGGTGGAAATATCGCATTTAAGCAAGGCAAAAAGGATAAATTTTACGCTCAGATCGATCTAAATTTTAAGAAATTTGGACAGATAAATGTGATGGTTGGACTTATTGATAAAAGGTACATTGATCTTTCGGTAGCTACGCAAACAAATGAGTTTAAGGAGCTAATCCTTTCAAACTCTAGCGAATTAAAACAAGCAATATCAAAGCTTGGACTCATAGTTTCAAACTTTAATATCAAAACTTTGTCAAAAGTAAAGCTAAATGATAGATTTAAAAAATTTGGTGGCCTTGATGTGGGCTTTGATAAGAAAATTTAA
- a CDS encoding AtpZ/AtpI family protein, whose amino-acid sequence MAKFKIKDIVAGAEQLSLGVSIVVAILLGTGLGYFVKKATNFTPALWIGFAIGIAAAILNVYKAYKAQIKSLDELKDESRYKGYTKDDNEDD is encoded by the coding sequence ATGGCAAAATTTAAGATAAAAGATATCGTAGCGGGGGCTGAGCAGCTAAGCCTTGGCGTTTCAATCGTAGTTGCGATCTTACTTGGCACTGGACTAGGGTATTTTGTAAAAAAGGCTACAAATTTCACGCCAGCACTTTGGATAGGCTTTGCTATTGGCATCGCAGCTGCTATTTTAAATGTCTATAAAGCCTACAAAGCACAGATAAAAAGCTTAGATGAGCTAAAAGATGAAAGTAGATACAAAGGCTACACAAAAGACGATAATGAGGACGATTAG
- a CDS encoding MFS transporter, which yields MKEYLKLLKEEKNFRLLSIIQLICYFGVWFSHTGIFTLLIKLDAPVWAITLSAAMAFIPGVVIAPFSGILVDKFSPKPMLVIMMAVETISVFMLLFIDSLDFLWLLLLIIFVRNGTGGMYFQVEMSVLPKILSKENLKLANEIHSIIWAVSYTAGMGLAGVYIHFFGIKSAFLLDGILYIFSFGFLYFLNLQGLKPEFIEKPLKMLKNGLVYLKENRLIVHLIFLHAFVGITAYDALIALLADYKYANLLSTSLVIGLLNTSRSISLMFAPAILSKFINKNTLIFVYIGQGLGIIIWALSLWNFYLSLIGIIFAGFCTSSLWSYTYTMLQQNCKKEFYGRVIAYNDMVFLGFSALISFIIGLLYDIGLSVEMIASFMGSLFFVGAFYYHIVLKSYKIR from the coding sequence TTGAAAGAATATCTTAAACTTTTAAAAGAAGAGAAAAATTTTCGCCTCTTAAGTATCATTCAGCTTATATGCTATTTTGGCGTATGGTTTTCGCACACAGGTATTTTTACCCTTCTTATTAAGCTTGACGCTCCTGTTTGGGCGATTACACTAAGTGCAGCGATGGCATTTATCCCAGGTGTTGTCATAGCTCCTTTTAGTGGAATTTTAGTTGATAAATTTAGCCCAAAACCGATGCTTGTCATCATGATGGCAGTTGAGACGATAAGCGTTTTTATGCTTCTTTTTATAGACTCACTTGATTTTTTATGGCTACTTTTACTCATCATTTTTGTTAGAAATGGCACTGGCGGAATGTATTTTCAAGTAGAGATGAGCGTACTGCCAAAAATTTTAAGCAAAGAAAATCTCAAACTCGCAAATGAGATCCACTCTATCATCTGGGCGGTCTCATACACTGCTGGCATGGGGCTTGCTGGAGTTTATATACACTTCTTTGGGATAAAAAGCGCATTTTTGCTTGATGGCATACTATACATTTTTAGCTTTGGATTTTTATATTTTTTAAATTTGCAAGGTCTAAAGCCAGAATTTATAGAAAAACCACTAAAAATGCTAAAAAATGGACTTGTGTATTTAAAAGAAAACAGACTTATCGTGCACCTTATATTTTTGCACGCCTTTGTTGGCATTACCGCTTATGACGCATTGATCGCACTTTTAGCTGATTACAAATATGCAAATTTACTCTCGACATCGCTAGTTATAGGATTATTAAATACTTCAAGGTCCATTTCACTTATGTTTGCTCCAGCCATACTTAGTAAATTTATAAATAAAAATACGCTTATTTTCGTATATATCGGTCAAGGCCTTGGTATCATTATTTGGGCTTTATCACTTTGGAATTTTTATCTATCGCTTATTGGCATTATCTTCGCTGGATTTTGCACATCAAGTCTTTGGAGCTACACCTATACGATGCTTCAGCAAAACTGCAAAAAAGAATTTTATGGCCGAGTGATTGCATATAACGATATGGTTTTTCTTGGCTTTAGCGCTCTTATTTCATTTATCATTGGTCTGCTTTATGATATTGGACTTAGCGTTGAGATGATTGCAAGTTTTATGGGAAGCCTCTTTTTTGTAGGGGCTTTTTACTATCACATAGTATTAAAAAGCTACAAAATAAGGTAA
- the lepB gene encoding signal peptidase I encodes MKKFFTKFYDFCSSWTGTVIIVLFVIFFIAQAFVIPSGSMKNTLLVGDFLFAKKFVYGIPTPRIPWLEVKILPELNDNGHLVTGDGPARGDIVVFRYPKDEKTHFVKRCFATSEDEIVFTEKALYLRPKEGDNFIKANCRENLNGKESKFGYSCSDIAELDGKLFIKEPYRFSGIHYDENVNLFEQMVFMLNTNKDSVFMKPVSISSLPQNPNFNLNAFYVKVPKDEYFMIGDNRDHSNDSRFWGSVAYKDIVGQPWFIYFSWDRNYNVRWERIGRFVNTIENDEFFTNKALKEGEVDGLH; translated from the coding sequence ATGAAAAAATTTTTTACTAAATTTTATGACTTTTGCTCGAGCTGGACTGGCACGGTCATCATCGTGCTTTTTGTTATATTTTTCATAGCTCAAGCCTTTGTTATTCCGTCTGGTTCGATGAAAAATACGCTTTTGGTTGGTGATTTTTTATTCGCCAAAAAATTTGTTTATGGTATACCAACACCAAGAATTCCATGGCTTGAAGTAAAAATTTTACCTGAGCTAAACGATAATGGACATCTCGTAACAGGTGATGGCCCAGCAAGAGGAGATATAGTCGTCTTTCGTTATCCAAAAGACGAAAAGACCCACTTTGTAAAACGCTGCTTTGCCACAAGCGAAGATGAGATAGTATTTACCGAAAAAGCCTTGTATTTGCGTCCAAAAGAGGGAGATAATTTCATAAAGGCAAACTGCCGTGAAAATTTAAATGGTAAAGAGAGTAAATTTGGCTACTCATGTAGCGATATAGCCGAGCTTGATGGCAAACTTTTCATAAAAGAGCCATATAGGTTTAGCGGCATCCACTATGACGAAAATGTAAATTTATTTGAGCAGATGGTTTTCATGCTAAATACAAACAAAGATAGTGTTTTTATGAAGCCAGTGTCCATTAGCTCATTGCCGCAAAATCCAAATTTTAACCTTAATGCATTTTACGTAAAAGTGCCAAAAGACGAATACTTCATGATAGGCGACAACCGCGATCACTCAAACGATAGCCGTTTTTGGGGAAGCGTGGCTTATAAAGATATAGTTGGTCAGCCTTGGTTTATATATTTTAGTTGGGACAGGAACTACAATGTGCGCTGGGAGCGTATCGGACGCTTTGTAAATACGATAGAAAATGACGAATTTTTCACTAACAAAGCTCTAAAAGAAGGCGAAGTAGATGGGCTTCATTGA